One Vibrio tapetis subsp. tapetis DNA segment encodes these proteins:
- a CDS encoding PLP-dependent aminotransferase family protein — translation MTRYELLAKDLKRQIIQKVWRSGDKIPSVRMSCKSTGYSISTVLQSYQLLESQGWVVAKPQSGYFVAPQIEDLIASHSEPVSTSIVPAQVSDVNINDLLFDVLKKNQQPDVIPLGSAFPDPSLFPQQALARNLASASRNMPGNSAILNMPPGSDSLRRSIAQRYAQQGLSVSPDHIVITSGAMEALSLSLQAVTEPGDLVAIESPAFYGALQAIERLNLKAVEITTHPTKGVDLSALEEALTELPIKACWLMTNFQNPLGYCMSEPNKQTLVEILNKHGVAMIEDDVYAELYFDAEKPKPAKTYDQHNNVLLCGSFSKCLSPGFRLGWVVAGDRSEAIQRLQLMSTLSTSVPIQLGISHYLQYGAYDAHLRKLRRKLEQRKNQMHEAIKAYFPASVRITDPGGGYFFWLEFDREFDCSVFYEQALNEQVAIAPGTLFSSQKSHTRHIRINYSYSCEGKILEAIKRLAQLAQKMSVL, via the coding sequence ATGACGCGCTATGAACTACTCGCGAAAGACCTCAAACGACAGATCATTCAAAAAGTGTGGCGTTCAGGCGATAAAATCCCTTCAGTAAGGATGAGCTGTAAGAGTACCGGATACAGTATTTCAACCGTGTTACAAAGCTATCAATTACTGGAGAGCCAAGGTTGGGTCGTTGCTAAACCTCAGTCAGGTTACTTCGTTGCACCTCAAATAGAGGACTTGATAGCGTCGCACTCTGAGCCTGTTTCAACATCTATCGTTCCAGCGCAAGTCAGCGACGTTAACATCAACGACTTGTTGTTTGATGTATTGAAGAAAAATCAGCAACCGGATGTGATCCCATTAGGTTCGGCTTTTCCTGACCCTTCCCTTTTTCCGCAACAAGCACTGGCGAGAAATCTGGCCAGCGCCAGTCGAAATATGCCCGGCAATAGCGCCATATTAAACATGCCGCCGGGTAGCGATAGTTTGCGCAGGAGCATTGCCCAGCGGTATGCCCAGCAGGGCTTAAGTGTTTCTCCTGATCACATCGTAATTACGTCTGGTGCGATGGAAGCCTTAAGCTTGAGCCTACAAGCGGTTACCGAGCCAGGCGATCTCGTGGCCATTGAAAGCCCCGCCTTTTATGGTGCGCTGCAGGCGATAGAGCGGCTCAACCTCAAAGCAGTAGAGATTACGACGCACCCAACTAAGGGGGTTGATCTATCGGCGCTCGAAGAGGCACTTACCGAACTACCCATTAAGGCCTGTTGGTTGATGACTAATTTCCAAAATCCGTTGGGTTACTGTATGTCGGAGCCTAACAAACAGACGTTGGTCGAGATACTGAACAAACACGGTGTGGCAATGATAGAAGACGATGTGTACGCAGAGCTGTATTTTGATGCAGAAAAACCAAAACCAGCCAAAACCTACGATCAACATAATAACGTGTTGCTGTGTGGGTCGTTTTCTAAGTGTTTGTCACCCGGGTTTCGGTTAGGCTGGGTCGTCGCGGGGGATCGCAGCGAAGCAATACAACGATTACAATTGATGTCGACCTTGTCGACCAGCGTGCCGATCCAGTTAGGGATAAGCCATTATCTACAATACGGCGCATATGACGCTCATTTAAGAAAACTTCGACGTAAATTAGAGCAACGTAAAAATCAGATGCATGAGGCCATTAAAGCGTACTTCCCAGCATCAGTTCGTATTACAGACCCTGGGGGCGGTTATTTCTTTTGGTTAGAGTTTGACCGGGAATTCGACTGTTCCGTTTTCTATGAGCAGGCATTAAACGAGCAAGTGGCCATTGCACCGGGTACTTTGTTCAGTAGCCAGAAAAGCCACACTAGACATATCCGAATTAATTATTCGTACTCATGTGAAGGTAAAATTCTTGAAGCCATTAAACGACTCGCTCAATTGGCACAAAAGATGAGTGTTTTATAA
- a CDS encoding thiolase family protein: MDKTIWVVAAKRTPIGSFQGLLRDFTAPQLGQVAIQSVLHDLSPDGSPAKDMIQEVFMGCVLPAGCGQAPARQAAIGAGLPYSVGCSTINKVCGSGMKSVMLAHGLIQSGRIKGALAGGMESMTNAPYLLKDARSGLRLGHKTTFDHMFLDGLQDAYSNELMGVYADSIAEKYDISRDEMDQWALLSLNRALDAQQNHRFKNEIAPVVSTYGEDDPVLAFDEHPREIKSDKIPLLRPAFSPNGRITAANASSISDGAAALVLMDAEHAKQQGFEPLAKIVGHTTHSRSPSEFTIAPVFAIEQLLKEQQWSIDDVDLWEINEAFAVVTQIAVQELKLDIEKVNVNGGACALGHPIGASGARIIVSLIHALRYKQSQGIAMSGNDEPRRMRGIAALCIGGGEATAIAIEVGGE; encoded by the coding sequence ATGGATAAAACCATTTGGGTTGTAGCTGCAAAACGAACGCCTATTGGCAGCTTTCAAGGTCTGCTGAGAGATTTCACTGCGCCTCAATTAGGCCAGGTCGCCATTCAATCAGTTCTCCATGATTTGTCTCCCGACGGCTCTCCAGCCAAAGATATGATTCAAGAAGTCTTCATGGGGTGTGTCTTACCTGCAGGCTGTGGTCAAGCTCCGGCACGCCAAGCGGCCATCGGGGCTGGGCTTCCATACTCGGTCGGGTGTTCAACCATTAACAAGGTATGCGGCTCGGGCATGAAGTCGGTGATGTTGGCTCATGGCTTAATTCAGTCGGGGCGGATAAAAGGCGCTTTGGCTGGTGGCATGGAGAGCATGACTAACGCTCCGTATCTGCTTAAGGACGCGAGATCGGGTTTACGCCTTGGCCACAAAACAACGTTTGACCATATGTTTCTCGATGGTTTACAAGATGCTTACAGTAATGAACTGATGGGAGTGTATGCGGATAGTATCGCTGAGAAATACGATATTAGTCGAGATGAGATGGATCAATGGGCCTTGTTGTCGTTAAACAGAGCGTTAGATGCGCAGCAAAACCATCGATTTAAAAATGAAATAGCACCTGTTGTCTCTACCTATGGAGAAGATGACCCCGTGTTAGCGTTTGATGAGCACCCGAGAGAAATAAAATCCGATAAAATCCCTCTTCTTCGCCCTGCATTTTCTCCGAATGGCCGAATTACAGCCGCTAATGCCAGCTCCATTTCTGACGGCGCAGCGGCGCTTGTGTTAATGGACGCAGAGCACGCCAAACAACAGGGCTTCGAACCGCTAGCAAAAATTGTTGGCCATACCACTCATTCTCGGAGCCCTAGCGAATTTACAATCGCGCCTGTATTCGCCATTGAACAACTGCTTAAGGAGCAACAATGGTCTATCGACGACGTTGATCTTTGGGAAATCAATGAAGCGTTTGCAGTGGTGACTCAAATAGCGGTGCAAGAACTCAAGTTGGATATCGAAAAGGTGAATGTCAATGGTGGAGCCTGTGCACTCGGGCACCCTATTGGGGCAAGTGGCGCGCGCATTATCGTGAGCTTGATACATGCCTTGCGATATAAACAGAGCCAAGGTATCGCCATGAGCGGTAACGATGAGCCAAGAAGGATGCGAGGAATTGCAGCCTTATGTATTGGTGGTGGAGAAGCAACCGCTATTGCCATTGAAGTTGGAGGGGAGTGA
- a CDS encoding hydroxymethylglutaryl-CoA lyase produces the protein MSNPLPDSANCLLAQASEITSRLPNHVRIVEMGARDGLQNETKTSTAAKITLINQLSTTGLTHIEAGSFVSPKWVPQMADSDQVLQRIHRAPNVVYSALTPNLQGLDKAIDAGVDQVAVFGSASEGFCQHNINCSIAESFERFVPLISRAKQHNIPVRGYLSCVMDCPYDGSTDPKQVARIAKDMIDLGCFEISLGDTIGTGTPLRTAKMLEAVLSQIPSQNVAVHFHDTWGQALANIYQSLMMGIKVIDSSVAGLGGCPYAQGAAGNVATEDVLYLCHELGIHTGVDLIKVAKAGWEISQQLNRQPSSKVSLALYARSLRNS, from the coding sequence ATGAGTAATCCGCTTCCCGACAGCGCCAACTGCTTGCTAGCTCAGGCATCTGAGATTACAAGCAGATTGCCAAACCATGTTCGCATCGTCGAAATGGGAGCTCGTGACGGTTTGCAAAACGAAACCAAAACAAGCACCGCAGCCAAAATTACTTTGATCAATCAACTTTCAACAACCGGGTTAACCCACATTGAAGCCGGTTCATTTGTTTCTCCTAAATGGGTGCCACAAATGGCCGACTCTGATCAGGTTCTGCAACGAATACATCGAGCACCCAATGTGGTTTATTCGGCATTGACGCCTAATTTACAGGGGTTAGACAAAGCCATTGACGCAGGTGTCGATCAAGTTGCTGTATTTGGTTCCGCATCTGAAGGGTTCTGCCAACATAATATTAATTGTTCGATTGCCGAGAGTTTTGAGCGTTTTGTTCCACTGATTAGCCGAGCCAAACAACACAACATTCCCGTTCGAGGATATTTATCATGCGTGATGGATTGCCCTTACGATGGTTCAACCGACCCCAAACAAGTCGCCCGCATTGCAAAAGACATGATTGATCTTGGTTGTTTTGAGATCTCCCTTGGCGACACCATCGGGACGGGAACCCCATTGCGTACGGCTAAAATGTTAGAAGCGGTGTTATCTCAGATACCGAGCCAGAATGTCGCGGTGCATTTTCACGACACGTGGGGTCAAGCTCTCGCAAATATTTATCAGTCACTGATGATGGGCATTAAGGTGATCGACAGCAGTGTTGCGGGATTAGGAGGTTGCCCCTACGCACAAGGCGCGGCTGGAAATGTCGCAACCGAGGATGTTCTGTATTTATGTCATGAACTCGGTATACATACCGGCGTCGATTTGATCAAAGTCGCGAAAGCGGGTTGGGAAATAAGCCAACAACTTAATCGACAGCCCAGCTCAAAAGTCTCTCTGGCACTTTATGCACGATCTTTACGCAACTCGTGA
- a CDS encoding MOSC domain-containing protein yields the protein MTNRIYLNEIYRGKVQRNYGLETAIDKSPIEGEVFLSLLGLEGDQCADQKHHGGVERALHQYPVEHYAYWKEKYGDGMNWLAPGMGENMSSKGMTEDTVCIGDRYQWGEAVIEVSQPRSPCFKLNKRWGVEGLSVGMQDISRCGWLYRVITPGMVSNSAPLELVERPTNAMSVREVCDAFFGDPLNKDGLEKLKQQIRLSDSWMSKVMIRLETNEVENWNFRLLGHA from the coding sequence ATGACAAACAGAATCTACTTAAATGAGATTTATCGCGGAAAGGTTCAACGCAACTATGGCTTAGAAACCGCGATTGATAAAAGCCCAATTGAAGGCGAGGTATTTTTGTCACTTTTAGGTTTGGAAGGCGATCAATGCGCCGATCAAAAGCACCATGGCGGTGTCGAGCGAGCTTTACATCAATACCCCGTTGAACACTATGCTTACTGGAAAGAAAAGTATGGCGACGGTATGAACTGGTTGGCTCCGGGAATGGGAGAAAACATGAGTTCTAAAGGCATGACAGAAGACACGGTATGTATTGGGGACCGTTATCAATGGGGCGAGGCCGTTATCGAAGTGAGCCAGCCGCGTTCCCCGTGCTTCAAGCTGAATAAGCGGTGGGGTGTCGAAGGGTTATCTGTTGGCATGCAAGACATTAGCCGTTGTGGCTGGTTATACCGTGTTATCACGCCTGGTATGGTTAGTAACAGCGCGCCTTTAGAACTGGTAGAACGCCCAACCAATGCTATGTCTGTACGTGAAGTCTGTGATGCATTTTTTGGTGACCCACTTAATAAAGACGGGCTAGAGAAATTAAAACAACAAATTAGATTGTCAGACAGTTGGATGAGTAAAGTCATGATCCGTCTAGAAACCAATGAGGTCGAAAACTGGAACTTCAGATTGTTAGGTCACGCATAA
- a CDS encoding enoyl-CoA hydratase-related protein, translating to MINEAEQVNHRAEDVLCQIDSKGVASLTLNRPNKFNAFDDVIIHQLLEHLQALAANPAVRCLILQANGKHFSAGADLSWMQSMANKSKDENQQDAHNLALLLHSLDTFPHPTLAVIQGSAFGGALGLICCCDMAIACQSARFCLSEVKLGLIPATIGPYVNRTIGTRQARRYMLTAETISANRALKLGIIHRQVEAHGLTRQPSTPISQFIDAILAHSPNALTQTKQLCARCYAHPIDDELVSHTSQLIADARASKQGKEGLSAFFDKRPPKWSSDE from the coding sequence ATGATTAATGAGGCTGAACAAGTAAATCATCGTGCCGAAGACGTGCTGTGCCAAATCGATAGCAAAGGGGTTGCTTCGCTCACACTCAACCGCCCGAATAAATTTAACGCATTCGATGATGTGATTATCCATCAACTGCTAGAACATCTTCAAGCGCTCGCCGCGAACCCTGCTGTTCGCTGTCTCATATTACAAGCCAATGGCAAGCACTTCTCTGCCGGAGCCGATCTATCTTGGATGCAGTCCATGGCCAATAAATCGAAGGACGAAAATCAACAAGACGCGCATAATTTGGCACTGCTTCTCCACTCGTTAGATACCTTTCCACACCCAACCCTTGCCGTTATTCAAGGTAGTGCTTTTGGTGGAGCCCTTGGCCTTATCTGTTGTTGCGATATGGCCATTGCTTGCCAAAGTGCCCGATTTTGCTTAAGTGAAGTAAAGCTTGGTTTGATCCCTGCGACGATTGGGCCCTATGTGAATAGGACAATCGGAACCCGTCAAGCACGACGTTATATGCTTACGGCCGAAACCATCAGCGCTAACCGAGCGTTGAAGCTGGGGATCATACACCGACAAGTTGAGGCTCACGGCCTAACCCGTCAACCTTCCACCCCCATCAGCCAGTTTATTGATGCCATACTCGCTCATAGCCCAAATGCCTTGACTCAAACCAAACAGTTATGTGCCCGTTGTTACGCACACCCCATTGATGACGAGCTAGTCAGCCATACCAGTCAGCTTATTGCTGATGCACGAGCATCCAAACAAGGGAAGGAAGGCTTGAGTGCATTTTTTGACAAGCGACCACCTAAATGGTCTTCCGATGAGTAA
- a CDS encoding MerR family transcriptional regulator, giving the protein METFKISELANEFNVTTRSIRFYEDMGLIHPERQGKIRLYQRRDKIRLKLILRGKRLGLSLAEIGELLELYDTNQGEVQLKKMLEVIDGKQALLQQQLDDINAVMTELDQARERCQQALGGSTNSATI; this is encoded by the coding sequence ATGGAAACGTTCAAAATTAGTGAGCTTGCCAATGAGTTTAATGTCACGACCAGAAGCATTCGATTTTACGAAGACATGGGGCTCATCCACCCAGAACGACAAGGGAAGATCCGCCTCTACCAACGCCGAGATAAAATTAGGCTCAAGCTTATTCTCCGAGGTAAAAGACTGGGTTTATCCCTAGCGGAAATTGGCGAATTGCTGGAACTGTACGACACCAATCAAGGTGAAGTTCAGCTAAAGAAAATGCTTGAAGTCATCGATGGCAAACAAGCGTTACTGCAACAGCAACTTGATGACATCAACGCCGTTATGACCGAGCTTGATCAAGCACGAGAACGATGCCAGCAAGCGCTGGGAGGTTCGACAAACTCGGCAACGATCTGA
- a CDS encoding acyl-CoA thioesterase gives MFECTIEPRFTDTDALGHISNTAFPIWFEHARTPIFEIFHPSLDVKTWPLIIARIEVDLTAQSYWNKPITIRTTIGKLGNSSCQVVHTAWQDGVEVASGIAVLIYFDYKSKTSIAIPDHIRTQLLAI, from the coding sequence ATGTTTGAATGCACCATCGAACCTCGCTTTACGGATACCGACGCATTAGGTCACATTAGCAATACCGCATTTCCTATTTGGTTCGAACACGCTAGAACACCGATATTCGAGATTTTTCACCCAAGCCTCGATGTAAAAACGTGGCCTTTGATCATCGCCCGTATTGAGGTTGATTTAACAGCCCAGTCTTATTGGAACAAACCGATAACCATACGCACCACAATCGGAAAACTCGGCAACTCTTCTTGCCAAGTTGTGCACACTGCGTGGCAAGACGGCGTCGAGGTGGCATCAGGGATCGCCGTACTCATTTATTTTGACTACAAAAGCAAAACTTCAATCGCAATACCCGATCACATACGTACTCAGCTATTGGCTATTTAA
- a CDS encoding TetR/AcrR family transcriptional regulator, with amino-acid sequence MKTRDKIIYASLELFNKLGERSVTTNHIAAHLGISPGNLYYHFRNKEDIIHSIFEEYICYMDESFLPASEDTSAAETLRQYCDQIFDSIWRFRFFHASMPDILLKDENLHQKYLGAHKQLSERAQTSLYRMRKEGVIAIDDDAIYDLVELMRLVAGFWLSSWMANTRNQEISRAAVYQGVLKMIALMSPYATPEGKPTLDALKAKYEELRVSHEEHTLDAAQGKAPLNSYRTDQRSLVRRYDELFGKED; translated from the coding sequence ATGAAAACCCGTGATAAAATCATCTATGCAAGCCTAGAGCTATTCAATAAGCTCGGTGAACGTTCAGTTACAACCAACCATATCGCGGCACACTTAGGGATAAGTCCAGGCAATCTTTATTACCACTTTAGAAATAAAGAAGACATCATTCACTCCATTTTTGAAGAATATATCTGTTACATGGATGAGTCATTTTTACCTGCCTCTGAAGACACGTCTGCAGCTGAAACCTTACGACAATATTGTGACCAGATATTCGATAGTATTTGGCGATTTCGTTTTTTTCACGCCAGCATGCCAGACATTCTACTTAAAGACGAAAACCTGCATCAAAAGTACTTAGGCGCCCATAAACAACTGAGTGAACGCGCCCAAACCTCACTGTATAGAATGAGAAAAGAAGGCGTTATTGCCATCGACGACGACGCCATTTACGACCTAGTAGAACTGATGCGTTTGGTGGCTGGTTTCTGGCTTAGCTCATGGATGGCAAATACTCGAAATCAAGAAATTTCACGTGCGGCTGTTTATCAGGGAGTATTAAAAATGATCGCCTTGATGAGCCCTTACGCGACCCCCGAGGGCAAACCTACGCTTGATGCTCTTAAAGCTAAATACGAAGAATTGAGAGTCAGTCACGAAGAGCACACTTTAGACGCTGCGCAAGGTAAAGCACCTCTTAATTCCTACCGGACCGACCAACGTTCTTTAGTACGACGTTATGACGAACTATTCGGCAAAGAAGACTAA
- a CDS encoding DMT family transporter, whose product MRGELYLFVATILAAIGWIASKMVIQDVPGDAFIATRFLLASLILLPFCYKAIIKLGLKRIAASCGVGLFLAVSLQVWIYALSISDGLSEGAFIMALAMIIAPMTAWILFRSRPNRAFWFALPISILGMGLLTLGNGWHVEKSQLLFLLASALLSVHFVLNKRVSASVKPLVTITLQLFTVGAAGTIFALLSGTAEFEITNQTIFWFTVSTLVATSIRYLLQTMGQFTVKIETASLLMILEPVWTMIMSFTMLGEQLDVKKVLGGGVILLSLFVYVRFAQIQKMLGFRA is encoded by the coding sequence ATGCGCGGAGAACTCTATCTATTTGTTGCAACCATATTGGCCGCTATCGGCTGGATTGCATCAAAAATGGTTATTCAAGACGTACCGGGTGACGCATTCATTGCCACACGATTTTTGCTAGCAAGCTTAATTCTTCTCCCTTTCTGCTATAAGGCCATCATCAAATTAGGCCTAAAACGAATTGCAGCATCTTGTGGTGTCGGCCTCTTCTTGGCGGTCTCGCTGCAAGTCTGGATCTACGCCTTATCAATAAGTGATGGTTTATCAGAAGGTGCGTTCATTATGGCGCTCGCGATGATCATTGCGCCAATGACCGCGTGGATACTGTTTCGTAGCCGGCCAAACCGAGCGTTCTGGTTTGCTTTACCAATCAGTATTCTCGGCATGGGGTTACTTACGTTAGGCAATGGCTGGCATGTAGAAAAAAGCCAATTATTGTTCCTACTCGCCTCAGCCCTGCTGTCTGTTCATTTTGTATTGAACAAAAGAGTCAGTGCGAGTGTCAAACCGTTAGTGACCATCACCCTGCAATTATTTACGGTAGGCGCCGCTGGCACCATATTCGCTTTACTTAGCGGCACTGCAGAATTTGAAATCACTAATCAAACGATCTTTTGGTTCACAGTTTCAACGCTTGTTGCCACCTCGATTCGCTACCTATTGCAAACCATGGGGCAATTTACAGTCAAAATTGAAACCGCGTCGTTATTGATGATTCTTGAACCGGTGTGGACCATGATCATGAGTTTCACCATGCTCGGTGAGCAATTGGATGTGAAGAAAGTATTAGGCGGTGGCGTAATATTACTGTCTTTATTTGTGTATGTTCGTTTTGCTCAAATTCAGAAAATGCTTGGCTTTCGTGCCTAG
- a CDS encoding isovaleryl-CoA dehydrogenase, with protein MKSAFSPLNFAQGETIDMLREQVNGFALQYIAPIAAEVDANNEFPNHLWQKFGDMGLLGVTVAEQYGGADMGYLAHVVAMEEISRASASVALSYGAHSNLCVNQIFRNGTPAQREKYLPKLIDGRHVGALAMSEPNAGSDVVSMQLNATFDGSDYVLNGTKMWITNGPDAHTIVVYAKTDPNEKSHGITAFIVESQFEGFSHAQKLDKLGMRGSNTCELVFNNCKVPQENVLGSVNHGIEVLMSGLDYERVVLAAGPLGIMQSCLDLVIPYVHDRKQFGRSIGEFQLVQAKVADMYTRTNAARAYLYAVAAACDRGEATRKDSAGVILYAAELATQMALDAIQLLGGNGYINEFPAGRLLRDAKLYEIGAGTSEIRRMLIGRELFEESR; from the coding sequence ATGAAAAGTGCGTTTTCTCCACTCAACTTTGCGCAAGGTGAAACCATCGACATGCTTCGAGAGCAAGTTAACGGCTTCGCGCTGCAATACATCGCCCCTATTGCTGCCGAGGTTGATGCAAACAACGAATTTCCAAATCATCTTTGGCAAAAATTCGGCGATATGGGGCTACTGGGCGTCACCGTTGCAGAACAATACGGCGGAGCAGACATGGGGTATTTAGCCCATGTGGTAGCGATGGAAGAGATCAGCCGCGCTTCTGCATCGGTTGCCTTAAGCTATGGTGCACATTCAAACCTCTGTGTTAATCAAATCTTTCGTAATGGAACCCCCGCACAACGCGAAAAATACTTACCCAAACTCATCGATGGTCGCCACGTTGGCGCATTAGCCATGAGTGAGCCAAACGCCGGTTCCGACGTTGTCAGCATGCAGCTCAATGCCACCTTTGATGGTTCAGATTACGTACTCAACGGAACCAAAATGTGGATCACTAACGGGCCGGATGCTCACACCATCGTTGTCTACGCGAAAACAGATCCTAACGAGAAATCTCATGGAATTACGGCGTTTATTGTTGAAAGCCAGTTTGAAGGGTTCAGTCACGCCCAAAAGCTCGACAAACTCGGCATGCGTGGTTCCAACACCTGCGAACTGGTTTTTAACAACTGCAAAGTACCGCAAGAAAATGTTCTCGGCTCTGTCAATCACGGTATTGAAGTACTAATGAGCGGGTTAGACTACGAACGAGTTGTATTGGCGGCCGGCCCCCTTGGCATCATGCAATCTTGCCTAGATCTGGTTATCCCTTACGTACATGACCGAAAACAGTTTGGCCGCTCTATCGGTGAATTTCAGTTAGTACAGGCCAAAGTCGCCGATATGTATACCCGCACCAACGCCGCTCGTGCCTACCTTTATGCGGTTGCGGCGGCGTGTGATAGAGGAGAGGCAACCAGAAAAGATTCTGCTGGGGTTATTTTATACGCCGCTGAGTTGGCGACTCAAATGGCTCTGGACGCCATTCAGTTACTGGGCGGGAACGGCTACATCAATGAGTTCCCTGCAGGGCGATTGCTGCGCGACGCAAAGCTGTATGAAATTGGTGCAGGTACTTCGGAAATCAGGCGTATGTTGATTGGCAGAGAGCTATTTGAAGAATCTCGTTAG
- a CDS encoding carboxyl transferase domain-containing protein — MTIIQTKAKPSDPHFIANEKVMTTMLENLQSNLDVIKQGGGAAAIERQKAKGKLPVRDRINSLLDDDSYFLEIGQFAAWRVYEAPLPCAGVVAGIGRINKIECMIIANDPSVKGGTYYPLTVKKHLRAQEIAEGCHLPCVYLVDSGGANLPHQDEVFPDKEHFGRIFYNQARMSAKGIPQIAVVLGLCTAGGAYVPAMADISIIVKQQGTIFLAGPPLVKAATGEIVTAEALGGADVHCKKSGVADYYANSEAHALNIARQAISSCNQTPTRTKAHSVVPPRYDAKEIYGIVNADLRHLFDVREVIARVVDDSDFDEFKALYGQTLVCGFAKLHGNPIGVVANNGILFSESSQKGAHFIELCAKRKIPLLFLQNITGFMVGQKYESEGIAKHGAKLVMAVACADVPKFTVIIGGSYGAGNYGMCGRAYNPTMMWMWPNARISVMGGEQAAGVMAQVKRDIKERTEQIWSEQEEAQFKQPIIDQYEQQSHPFYASARLWDDGIIDPKDTREVVGYALAAALRAPIPESTFGIFRM, encoded by the coding sequence ATGACGATTATTCAAACGAAAGCCAAGCCAAGTGATCCGCACTTTATCGCTAATGAAAAAGTCATGACAACCATGTTAGAGAACCTTCAATCTAACTTAGATGTGATCAAACAAGGTGGCGGCGCAGCGGCAATAGAGCGCCAAAAGGCCAAGGGAAAACTTCCCGTTCGTGACAGAATCAACAGCCTGTTAGACGACGATTCTTATTTCCTAGAAATAGGCCAATTTGCTGCGTGGCGCGTGTATGAAGCCCCCCTTCCTTGCGCCGGTGTTGTGGCAGGCATTGGGCGAATTAACAAAATTGAATGCATGATTATCGCTAACGATCCATCTGTGAAAGGAGGCACCTATTACCCACTCACCGTAAAAAAACATCTGCGAGCGCAAGAAATTGCCGAGGGATGCCATCTTCCTTGTGTTTATTTGGTCGATTCTGGCGGCGCTAACCTCCCCCACCAAGATGAAGTATTTCCTGATAAAGAGCATTTTGGCCGAATTTTTTACAACCAAGCGCGTATGTCTGCCAAAGGCATTCCTCAAATCGCCGTGGTACTGGGTTTATGTACAGCAGGTGGCGCTTATGTTCCTGCGATGGCCGATATTTCAATCATTGTTAAACAGCAAGGCACCATCTTTCTTGCGGGACCACCGCTTGTCAAAGCCGCGACAGGTGAAATCGTCACAGCAGAAGCATTAGGCGGCGCCGATGTTCACTGTAAAAAGTCTGGTGTCGCAGATTATTACGCCAACAGTGAAGCTCATGCGCTAAACATTGCAAGGCAAGCCATCAGCAGTTGCAACCAAACACCAACCCGTACAAAAGCCCACTCTGTCGTTCCCCCGCGATATGACGCTAAAGAAATATACGGCATCGTTAACGCCGACTTGCGCCACTTATTTGATGTACGAGAAGTCATCGCTCGGGTGGTCGACGATTCAGACTTCGACGAGTTTAAAGCATTATACGGACAAACATTGGTGTGTGGTTTTGCCAAATTGCATGGAAACCCGATAGGTGTTGTTGCCAATAACGGCATCTTATTTTCTGAATCGTCTCAAAAAGGAGCTCATTTTATTGAGCTATGCGCTAAGCGAAAAATCCCGCTGCTTTTCTTACAAAATATCACCGGATTCATGGTTGGTCAGAAATACGAATCTGAAGGCATTGCCAAACATGGCGCGAAGTTGGTCATGGCCGTGGCGTGTGCTGACGTTCCCAAATTCACAGTCATCATTGGCGGATCTTATGGAGCAGGAAACTACGGGATGTGTGGCCGCGCCTATAACCCAACAATGATGTGGATGTGGCCAAACGCCCGAATTTCCGTAATGGGGGGGGAACAAGCAGCAGGCGTAATGGCGCAAGTTAAACGCGACATCAAAGAAAGGACAGAGCAAATCTGGAGCGAACAAGAGGAAGCCCAGTTTAAGCAACCGATCATCGACCAGTATGAACAACAAAGTCACCCATTTTACGCCAGTGCGCGCCTCTGGGACGACGGGATCATCGACCCCAAAGACACCAGAGAAGTGGTTGGATATGCACTCGCAGCAGCATTACGCGCCCCTATTCCAGAAAGCACATTCGGTATTTTCCGTATGTGA